A genomic segment from Saprospiraceae bacterium encodes:
- a CDS encoding T9SS type A sorting domain-containing protein, whose protein sequence is MKSIFIKSFAIPICIFVSIRLFAQDIPEVEYQETKQDAYMPMLESEKKTSPAYFFASPQITTRQVNVDANGRNILNDAANEPSLAIDPKNPNRMAMGWRQFDNVLSNFRQAGIGVSEDNGLTWKNLMPLDAGVFRSDPVLCADNRGNFYYNALAGNFTCDVYKTNDLNKWINRIYAHGGDKQWMTVDNTNQSSDGNLYVYWNYDYSSCTDYNFTRSTNKALSFENCSVIPSYLTRGTVTVAPDGSLYAAGSRFSQFYVNRSENAKIPGMDVEWDLSNTVDLLGQLPSYFGPNPGGLLGQVWIASDHSTKSSRGNLYLLSTVSRRDNGDYADILFSKSEDRAESWSAPIAINKDRTNSNYQWFGTMSVAPNGRIDVIWLDTRDHPGTYLSSLYYSYSNDAGQHWTPDQRLSDSFDPHVGYPNQNKIGDYLHMISDNKGAHLAWVATFNGEQDVYYSFIKPDTISATADANIQQNQLSIYPNPLTTNSQFEFYSTENQTIKIIICNTLGNKVLINSIPVIIGNNTLELKNVHTTLSRGVYTLQVQNTKGIVIARKLFVVK, encoded by the coding sequence TTGAAAAGCATATTCATTAAATCATTCGCAATTCCAATCTGCATTTTTGTTAGCATCCGTTTATTTGCACAGGATATTCCGGAAGTGGAATATCAGGAGACTAAACAAGATGCATACATGCCTATGTTGGAAAGCGAGAAAAAAACCAGTCCGGCTTATTTTTTCGCGTCACCTCAAATTACAACGCGGCAGGTAAATGTTGATGCCAATGGAAGAAACATCCTGAACGATGCAGCCAATGAGCCGAGCCTTGCAATTGATCCAAAGAATCCTAACAGAATGGCTATGGGTTGGAGGCAGTTTGATAATGTGTTGAGTAATTTCCGACAGGCAGGAATTGGAGTGAGTGAAGACAATGGATTGACTTGGAAAAATTTGATGCCATTGGATGCAGGTGTATTTAGATCCGATCCCGTTTTATGTGCTGACAATCGCGGGAATTTTTATTACAATGCATTGGCAGGAAATTTTACCTGTGATGTTTACAAAACAAACGACTTGAATAAATGGATCAACAGAATCTATGCTCATGGTGGCGATAAACAATGGATGACAGTTGATAATACAAATCAATCTTCAGATGGTAATTTGTATGTGTATTGGAATTATGATTATTCGAGTTGTACGGATTATAATTTTACACGATCTACAAATAAAGCATTGAGTTTTGAAAACTGCAGTGTAATTCCAAGCTATTTAACCAGAGGAACTGTCACGGTGGCACCGGATGGATCGCTTTATGCAGCAGGCTCGCGTTTTAGTCAATTTTATGTAAATCGCTCTGAAAATGCCAAAATCCCTGGAATGGATGTGGAATGGGATTTAAGTAATACCGTTGATTTGTTGGGTCAATTGCCTTCTTATTTTGGACCCAATCCAGGTGGTTTATTAGGTCAGGTTTGGATAGCCAGCGACCATTCAACAAAAAGCAGCAGAGGCAATTTGTATTTATTGAGCACTGTTTCAAGGCGTGACAACGGGGACTATGCCGATATCCTGTTTAGTAAAAGCGAAGACCGGGCTGAAAGTTGGTCTGCACCCATTGCAATCAATAAGGATCGTACAAATTCAAATTATCAATGGTTTGGTACAATGAGTGTTGCTCCCAATGGACGCATCGATGTCATTTGGCTGGATACACGAGATCATCCCGGCACGTATTTGTCTAGCTTGTATTATTCCTATTCAAACGATGCCGGTCAACATTGGACTCCCGATCAAAGACTATCCGATTCTTTTGATCCACATGTCGGATATCCAAACCAAAATAAAATAGGAGATTATCTGCACATGATTTCCGACAACAAAGGAGCCCACCTCGCCTGGGTTGCCACATTCAATGGCGAACAAGATGTGTATTACAGTTTTATAAAACCAGACACCATCAGCGCAACAGCAGATGCAAACATTCAACAAAACCAACTATCCATTTATCCAAATCCGCTAACTACCAACAGCCAGTTTGAATTTTACAGTACAGAAAATCAAACCATCAAAATAATTATTTGCAACACACTCGGCAATAAAGTATTAATTAATTCAATCCCCGTAATCATTGGAAACAACACCTTAGAATTAAAAAATGTCCACACAACTTTAAGCAGAGGAGTTTACACCCTTCAGGTACAAAACACAAAAGGGATAGTTATTGCAAGAAAATTGTTTGTAGTAAAATAA